GTTGGCGTGGATATGGGGATCAACGGCGGTGATTTCGCCGACGATGATATTTTCCGGCACACCGCCCCGGGTTTCAATGCCTTCCACCTCAAGACCGGCGGAAGTCAGGCGCGCGGCCAGAGTTTCGGCGTCGGCCTCAAAGTCAACATAATCTCTCAACCAACTCAGGGGGATTTTCATAGTTCCAATTGGCTCAGGAAGCGGATATCATTTTCATAGAGCATGCGTATATCGGGAATGCCGAATTTAATCATGGCGATCCGTTCCACGCCCATGCCGAAAGCGTAACCGGTTGTTGTTTCCGGGTCGTACCCGACCTTTTGAAAAACCTTGGGATTGACCATGCCGGCTCCTGAAATTTCAATCCAGCCGCTCTGTTTGCAGATGCGGCACCCCTTGCCGCCGCAGAGATGGCATGAGAAATCATATTCAACGCTCGGCTCGGTGAACGGGAAAAAATGCGGCCGGAATCTCACCTTCACGTTCGGTCCCATCATGCGCCTGGCGAAGTAGGCCAGGTCGCTTTTCAAATCCGCCAGGGAAACGTTCCGGTCAACGTAAAGACCTTCAATCTGGTGGAAATTGGCGCTGTGCGTGGCGTCGGTCGTGTCGCGGCGGTAACACCGCCCCGGGGCGATGATGCGCACGGGCGGCGGCTGGCGCTCCATCACGCGGATTTGGACCGGGGAAGTCTGGGTGCGGAGCAGGATTTTCTCGGCCAGCCAGAAGGTGTCCTGCGTGTCGCGCGAAGGATGGTCGGCGGGCATATTGAGCGCGTCAAAGTTATAATACTCGGTTTCAATATCGGGGCCGTCGGCAATCGTGAACCCGAGCGATGAAAAAATGTCCGCCGCCTCCATGATGATGGCGGTGATGGGGTGGATGGATCCGACGTTCCGCCACTGTCCGGGCAGGGTGGGGTCAAAGGCATCTTTCTGATCCGGGCCTTTTTCCGCCGCCAGTTCGCTCTGTCTGGAACTGAAAAGCGCTTCGCAGGCGCTTTTGAATTCGTTGGAATATCGGCCCGCGGCGGGGCGATATTCGGGCGGGAGGGTCTTAAGCTCCTTCATTATTTCCGGCAAAAGCCCGCGGCGCCCCAGATATTTTACGCGCGTTTTTTCAAGCTCTTCCGCGTTTTTTGCGTTTTTGAGCTCCTGTTCCGCCGCATTTTTTAATGCAAGTATGTCTTCCGGTTTCATGGCAAGTGCAAGCATCGTATACCAAAAAGCCGGCGGGAGGCAACAAAAAATGCCGCGGGTTAAGCGGGCGCGTTCAGGACGCTGTTTGTCCGGCCCGGCGTTTCACCGGACGGCATGGCGCAAGGCCGGCGGAAGGCGTTTGAAAAACAGAATTATCTCTGCCGGCCCGTCAAAACGGAATCCGGCCGGATTAAATATCGTAGTAGAGCACGAATTCCCAGGGATGCGGGCGCTGGTCCATGGCCTTGACTTCCTTTTCCATCTTGTAGTTGATCCAGGTTTCAATCACGTCCCGGGTGAACACGTCGTTTTGGAGAAGGAAAGAGTTATCCTCTTCCAGCGCCATCAGGGCTTCCCGCAGCGAGCCGGGCGCCTGCGGCACTTTTGACAATTCTTCGGGCGGCAGGTCGTAAATATCCTTGTCCAGCGGCTCGCCCGGGTCAATTTTATTGATGATGCCGTCAATGGCCGCCATCAGAATCGCGGAAAAGGCGAGATAGGGGTTGCAGCTCGGGTCCGGACAGCGGAACTCAACCCGCTTTGTTCTGGAGGAGGGCGAATACATCGGGAGGCGGATGGCCGCGCTGCGGTTGCGCCGCGAATACGCCAGATTGACCGGCGCCTCAAAACCCGGGACAAGCCGCTTGTAACTGTTGGTGGTCGGGCTGGTGAAGGCCAGCAGGGCCGGGGCGTGTTTCAGGATGCCGCCGATGGCGAACATGGCCATTTCCGACATGCCGGCATAACCTTCTCCGGCAAATAGATTTTTGTCGTTTTTCCACAGCGACAGATGAACGTGCATTCCGCTGCCGTTGTCGCTGAAGAGCGGTTTCGGCATGAAGGTGGCGGTTTTATTATGTTTCCTGGCCACGTTCTTGATGACGTATTTGTGTTTGAGGGTGTTGTCGGCCATTTTGACAAGGGGGGCGAAACGCATGTCAATTTCGCACTGGCCGCCGGTGGCCACTTCGTGGTGCTGGGCTTCAATCGGCACGCCGATGTTTTCCAGGGTGAGCATGATCTCGCTCCTGATATTCTGAAGGCTGTCGGTGGGC
The sequence above is drawn from the Kiritimatiellia bacterium genome and encodes:
- a CDS encoding phenylalanine--tRNA ligase subunit alpha, producing MKPEDILALKNAAEQELKNAKNAEELEKTRVKYLGRRGLLPEIMKELKTLPPEYRPAAGRYSNEFKSACEALFSSRQSELAAEKGPDQKDAFDPTLPGQWRNVGSIHPITAIIMEAADIFSSLGFTIADGPDIETEYYNFDALNMPADHPSRDTQDTFWLAEKILLRTQTSPVQIRVMERQPPPVRIIAPGRCYRRDTTDATHSANFHQIEGLYVDRNVSLADLKSDLAYFARRMMGPNVKVRFRPHFFPFTEPSVEYDFSCHLCGGKGCRICKQSGWIEISGAGMVNPKVFQKVGYDPETTTGYAFGMGVERIAMIKFGIPDIRMLYENDIRFLSQLEL
- the glnA gene encoding type I glutamate--ammonia ligase, encoding MHEIKTPRELVNFIQKEKIEAVDLRFMDFPGLWQHFSVPAREIKEDTFEKGLGFDGSSIRGWRAINESDMLVKPDPETAFIDPFFSAKTLVMICNICDPVTGEDYTRDPRNIARKTEHYLKRTGLADTAYFGPEAEFFIFDGARFDQNEHEGYYHIDSREGQWTSGRDENPNLAYKIRYKEGYFPVPPTDSLQNIRSEIMLTLENIGVPIEAQHHEVATGGQCEIDMRFAPLVKMADNTLKHKYVIKNVARKHNKTATFMPKPLFSDNGSGMHVHLSLWKNDKNLFAGEGYAGMSEMAMFAIGGILKHAPALLAFTSPTTNSYKRLVPGFEAPVNLAYSRRNRSAAIRLPMYSPSSRTKRVEFRCPDPSCNPYLAFSAILMAAIDGIINKIDPGEPLDKDIYDLPPEELSKVPQAPGSLREALMALEEDNSFLLQNDVFTRDVIETWINYKMEKEVKAMDQRPHPWEFVLYYDI